A window of Staphylococcus sp. 17KM0847 contains these coding sequences:
- a CDS encoding sodium:solute symporter, giving the protein METVGFGFWNWVALILYLLLMLAIGAFFTKRAGKDTESFFTASGRLPAWVVGFSIYATTLSAITFMSTPEKSFLTDWSYIAGNIAIVAIIPLLIYFYIPFFKKLRVTSAYEYLEARFNPAVRVIGSLLFVLFHLGRIAIVIYLPTLAITAVSDINPYVVASLVGVLCIIYTFLGGFEGVVWSDFIQGVILLGGALVIIIMGISHIDGGLSTIVHDAVENKKLISADNWKFNAAAAAIPIIFLGSIFNNLQQYTASQDVVQRYQASESLKETSQSIWTNGVLALISAPLFYGMGTVLYAFYTHNVALPDDFNTSSIVPYFILTEMPPFVAGLLIAAIFAAAQSTISSSLNSIAACLSVDIKQRFFGKKDEKSEVRFARLATVVVGLLGMLVSLYLIAADSSDVWDLFLLITGLFGVPIAGIFAVGIFTKRTHGIGVIIGIIVAVVASYFLQGIGGAGSPFYTSILAFMIAFIVAYIASVIIPTPQKDISGLTIYDKHTAVTYQRKVK; this is encoded by the coding sequence ATGGAAACAGTAGGGTTTGGATTTTGGAACTGGGTTGCACTTATACTTTATTTATTGCTTATGCTTGCAATTGGCGCCTTTTTTACTAAGCGTGCTGGTAAAGATACAGAAAGCTTCTTCACCGCAAGTGGACGTCTACCTGCATGGGTTGTTGGTTTTTCCATTTATGCTACGACACTAAGTGCCATTACGTTTATGTCAACACCAGAAAAGTCATTTTTAACAGACTGGTCATATATTGCAGGTAATATTGCTATCGTTGCAATTATCCCATTATTAATTTATTTTTACATTCCATTTTTCAAAAAATTACGCGTCACTTCTGCTTACGAATATTTAGAAGCTCGTTTTAATCCAGCTGTTCGCGTTATCGGTTCTTTATTGTTTGTTCTCTTCCATTTAGGACGTATTGCTATCGTGATTTACTTGCCAACACTCGCGATCACAGCCGTTTCAGACATCAACCCATACGTTGTCGCTAGCCTTGTCGGGGTACTATGTATCATCTATACATTTTTAGGTGGATTCGAAGGGGTTGTATGGAGTGACTTTATCCAAGGTGTTATTTTATTAGGTGGTGCACTCGTCATTATTATTATGGGAATCTCACATATTGATGGTGGTCTTTCGACTATCGTACATGACGCGGTTGAAAATAAAAAACTCATTAGTGCCGACAATTGGAAATTTAATGCAGCTGCAGCAGCTATTCCTATTATCTTTCTCGGTAGTATTTTTAATAACTTACAACAATATACAGCCAGTCAAGATGTGGTACAGCGCTATCAAGCATCTGAATCATTAAAAGAAACTTCTCAATCTATTTGGACTAATGGTGTTTTAGCTCTTATTTCTGCACCACTTTTTTATGGTATGGGTACTGTACTCTATGCATTTTACACGCACAATGTCGCATTGCCTGATGATTTTAATACATCTTCTATTGTACCGTATTTTATTTTGACGGAAATGCCACCATTCGTTGCTGGCCTTTTAATTGCAGCGATTTTTGCAGCAGCACAGTCAACTATTTCCTCTAGTTTGAACTCTATTGCAGCATGCTTGTCTGTCGATATTAAACAGCGATTTTTCGGTAAAAAAGATGAAAAGTCAGAAGTACGCTTTGCCCGCCTTGCTACCGTAGTTGTAGGATTATTAGGCATGCTCGTATCACTCTACCTTATTGCTGCCGACTCAAGTGACGTATGGGACTTATTCTTATTGATTACAGGGTTATTTGGTGTACCTATTGCTGGTATTTTTGCAGTGGGTATCTTTACCAAACGTACACACGGTATCGGTGTTATTATTGGTATCATTGTAGCAGTTGTCGCCAGCTATTTCTTACAAGGTATTGGTGGTGCAGGTTCACCATTCTATACATCGATTTTAGCGTTTATGATTGCTTTTATCGTTGCTTATATTGCCAGTGTAATTATTCCTACGCCTCAAAAAGACATTTCCGGCTTAACCATTTATGACAAACATACAGCTGTTACATATCAAAGAAAAGTAAAATAA
- a CDS encoding N-acetylglucosaminidase, protein MKQWIKDHPSTLFISLILIVFFVLLLINETSLFDKRKVYTFEEAYTKQIQEGILHTQSQGTRFVEASNKAIKQSMAIKNKDSDLMYMDISEPVNMSEEEVNTMLKGKGILEGRGKAFLEAQERYDVNVIYLVSHAQLETGEGKSELAQGIKKGKQHYYNFFGIGAFDRDAVKTGTSYAAKAGWTTPHKAIVGGGKFIRQQYFENEQLTLYQMRWNPQAPGTNQYASDIDWAAKIAERMAVYYEKYGIKKERVIKEYYIE, encoded by the coding sequence ATGAAGCAATGGATTAAAGATCATCCATCTACATTATTTATAAGCTTAATTTTGATTGTATTTTTTGTGTTGTTACTTATTAATGAAACATCACTATTTGATAAAAGGAAAGTTTATACTTTTGAAGAAGCATATACTAAACAAATTCAAGAAGGGATACTCCATACACAATCACAAGGTACACGTTTTGTTGAAGCCTCGAATAAAGCAATAAAACAAAGTATGGCTATAAAAAATAAAGATTCAGATTTAATGTATATGGATATATCAGAACCAGTAAATATGTCAGAAGAAGAAGTCAATACAATGTTAAAAGGTAAAGGGATTTTAGAAGGGCGTGGAAAAGCATTTTTAGAAGCACAAGAACGCTATGATGTGAATGTGATCTATTTAGTGAGTCACGCACAATTAGAAACAGGTGAAGGAAAATCCGAACTGGCACAAGGTATTAAAAAAGGCAAGCAGCATTACTATAACTTTTTTGGTATAGGTGCATTTGATAGAGATGCTGTAAAAACAGGTACAAGTTATGCAGCAAAAGCAGGCTGGACGACACCACATAAAGCGATTGTAGGTGGAGGGAAGTTTATACGACAACAATATTTTGAGAATGAACAGTTGACCCTTTACCAAATGCGCTGGAATCCACAAGCACCGGGAACAAACCAATATGCAAGTGATATTGATTGGGCAGCTAAAATTGCTGAACGTATGGCAGTATATTATGAAAAATATGGTATTAAGAAAGAACGTGTAATAAAGGAATATTACATTGAATAA
- a CDS encoding LLM class flavin-dependent oxidoreductase yields the protein MKVELGLTSFGDNQEIYTENGQFPALSNAERIRDIVEEIKLADQVGLDVYGLGEHHRPDYAVSDPGTVLAAAATMTHHIKLSSAVTVLSSDDPVRVYQQFATLDGLSKGRAEIMAGRGSFIESFPLFGYDLNHYQQLFDEKLDLLMTINRNEVVHWEGQLRPSINGLGVYPRAVQDELPIWLATGGTPESSIRAGQLGLPIVYAIIGGNPKRFARNVAMYRAAAESQGYDGKALQVATHSWGYIAETDEQAQRAFYRPTEQHHNVLAKERGWPSFTIEHYQREISSNGALYVGSPETVAQKIIDTVEALGITRFMLHLPIGSMPHERIMNSIRLLGEQVKPIVDKYFEDK from the coding sequence GTGAAAGTCGAATTAGGGTTAACGTCGTTTGGAGATAACCAAGAAATTTACACAGAAAATGGTCAATTTCCAGCTTTATCAAATGCAGAAAGAATTAGAGATATTGTAGAAGAAATCAAACTAGCTGACCAAGTGGGATTAGATGTTTATGGCTTGGGTGAACACCATCGTCCAGATTATGCCGTATCGGATCCAGGAACAGTACTTGCAGCAGCTGCAACAATGACACATCATATTAAATTATCATCAGCCGTAACCGTCTTGTCATCAGATGATCCAGTACGTGTATATCAACAATTCGCTACATTAGACGGACTATCAAAAGGTCGTGCAGAAATTATGGCTGGACGAGGCTCATTTATTGAATCTTTTCCTCTTTTTGGTTATGATTTGAATCACTATCAACAATTATTCGATGAGAAGTTAGACTTATTAATGACGATTAATCGAAATGAAGTGGTGCATTGGGAAGGTCAGTTACGCCCAAGTATTAATGGCTTAGGTGTTTATCCGAGAGCTGTTCAAGATGAGCTGCCCATTTGGCTTGCAACTGGGGGAACACCAGAGTCTTCTATTAGAGCAGGACAACTGGGTTTACCTATTGTTTATGCTATTATTGGTGGAAACCCTAAACGCTTTGCTCGTAATGTAGCAATGTATAGAGCAGCAGCTGAGTCGCAAGGCTATGATGGTAAAGCATTACAGGTTGCAACACACTCTTGGGGATATATAGCTGAAACAGATGAACAAGCACAGAGAGCGTTTTACCGTCCAACAGAACAACATCATAATGTTTTGGCAAAAGAACGAGGCTGGCCATCGTTTACAATAGAGCATTATCAAAGAGAGATTAGCTCAAATGGTGCACTCTATGTTGGAAGTCCAGAGACAGTTGCACAAAAAATAATTGATACTGTGGAGGCACTGGGGATTACACGTTTTATGTTACATCTCCCAATAGGATCTATGCCTCACGAACGTATAATGAATTCAATTCGTCTATTAGGTGAACAAGTCAAACCGATCGTTGATAAATATTTTGAAGATAAATAA
- a CDS encoding PH domain-containing protein, with amino-acid sequence MILDRINPEDLFPTEKQGPAVLGKIEYKVNEQREFEGAYIATNERLIMNVDMNGQFYYRNIPYNEISSVEQIEDTIWMGFEVGKVAMREIQNGDISEFIEYVQRQIEKSNKR; translated from the coding sequence ATGATTTTAGATAGAATAAATCCAGAAGATTTGTTTCCAACTGAAAAACAGGGGCCTGCTGTATTAGGAAAAATTGAGTATAAAGTGAACGAACAACGTGAGTTTGAAGGTGCTTATATTGCAACGAATGAACGTCTAATTATGAATGTAGATATGAATGGTCAATTTTATTATCGCAATATTCCTTACAATGAAATATCAAGCGTGGAACAAATAGAAGATACGATCTGGATGGGATTTGAAGTAGGTAAAGTTGCAATGCGAGAAATTCAAAACGGGGACATTTCAGAATTTATAGAATATGTACAACGACAGATTGAAAAGTCTAATAAGAGATAG
- a CDS encoding 2-hydroxyacid dehydrogenase family protein, which produces MKKVFVAGPIPDKGLKLLEQHFEVEMYEGEGIIDKETLKQGVADAFGLVSLLSTEVDQDVIDSAKHLEFIANYGAGFNNVDVDYARQKGIDVSNTPKASTNATADLTMGILLAVARRIPEGDQLMRHEGFNGWAPLFFRGREVSGKTIGIIGLGEIGSAVARRAKGFDMSILYTGPHQKKEREAELGAEYVDLNTLLQHSDFIVINAAYNPSLRHMIDTEQLNLMKPTAYLVNAARGPIVHEQALLEALQNNTIEGAALDVYEFEPEITEGLKTLNNVVITPHIGNATFEARDMMAEIVAQNLIKQAQGERPDFIVN; this is translated from the coding sequence ATGAAAAAAGTATTTGTTGCAGGCCCTATTCCAGACAAAGGGCTCAAGCTATTAGAACAACATTTTGAGGTAGAGATGTACGAAGGAGAAGGCATTATTGATAAAGAGACTTTAAAACAAGGTGTTGCAGATGCTTTTGGTCTTGTCAGTCTATTATCCACAGAGGTAGATCAAGATGTTATAGACAGCGCAAAGCATTTAGAATTTATTGCTAATTATGGTGCAGGATTTAACAATGTTGATGTCGACTATGCACGTCAAAAAGGGATTGATGTATCTAACACGCCAAAAGCATCAACGAATGCAACTGCTGATTTGACAATGGGTATTTTGTTAGCTGTTGCACGTCGTATTCCTGAAGGAGATCAACTTATGCGCCATGAAGGCTTTAATGGCTGGGCACCTCTATTCTTTAGAGGTCGTGAAGTATCAGGTAAAACTATTGGTATTATTGGTTTAGGTGAAATTGGTAGTGCCGTAGCACGCCGTGCAAAAGGTTTTGACATGTCTATCCTTTATACAGGGCCTCACCAAAAGAAAGAACGTGAGGCTGAACTAGGTGCAGAGTATGTTGATTTAAATACACTATTACAACATTCAGATTTCATTGTAATCAATGCTGCATATAATCCTAGCTTACGTCATATGATTGATACTGAGCAATTAAACCTTATGAAACCTACCGCTTACTTGGTTAATGCTGCCCGTGGTCCGATTGTTCACGAACAAGCTTTACTTGAAGCCTTACAAAACAATACTATCGAAGGTGCTGCGTTAGATGTTTATGAGTTTGAACCAGAAATTACAGAAGGCTTAAAAACACTGAACAATGTCGTCATCACACCGCATATCGGTAATGCAACATTTGAAGCACGTGATATGATGGCTGAAATTGTTGCTCAAAATTTAATTAAACAAGCACAAGGTGAAAGACCAGACTTTATTGTCAACTAA
- a CDS encoding FAD-dependent monooxygenase has translation MKIGIVGAGIGGLTLAALLRAQQHEVHIFEKQSAIQEVGAGIGIGDNVIEKLGTHDLAKGIKNIGHLLRKTQMLDEQGHVLMDIPFETSATHVTVLRQTLVDTIASYITEEMLHLNHKVTAVEVTETLARLHFQSHESQTFDLVVGADGIHSIVRQAVCPNSTVQYQGYTCFRGIVTDMSNLENTAYEYWGTKGRFGIVPLLNGEAYWFAAINAKESDLQFKSFNKPHLQAYFNQYPEPVRQILDKQGETGILHHDIYDLKPLKTFVYHQRIVLLGDAAHAMTPNMGQGAGQAMEDAIILANVLETYDTLSDALARYDKLRVKHTRKVIKRSRKIGRIAQKSGRITMKIRNKCIQKLPTWIIARQLKFLYKTKSK, from the coding sequence ATGAAAATAGGTATTGTAGGTGCAGGTATTGGTGGATTGACATTGGCGGCATTGCTAAGAGCGCAACAGCATGAAGTGCATATTTTTGAAAAACAATCAGCAATTCAAGAAGTAGGAGCAGGTATCGGAATTGGTGACAATGTTATTGAAAAACTTGGGACACATGATTTGGCAAAAGGAATTAAAAACATAGGACATCTTCTACGTAAGACACAAATGTTAGATGAACAAGGTCATGTATTGATGGATATACCTTTTGAAACGTCAGCCACTCATGTGACAGTATTACGTCAAACACTTGTTGATACGATTGCAAGTTATATTACCGAAGAGATGTTGCACTTGAATCATAAAGTAACGGCAGTAGAAGTGACGGAAACACTTGCTCGTTTACACTTCCAGAGTCATGAGAGTCAAACATTTGATTTAGTCGTAGGAGCAGATGGTATACATTCTATCGTGCGACAAGCAGTATGTCCTAATTCAACAGTACAATATCAAGGATACACATGTTTTAGAGGAATCGTTACGGATATGTCTAATCTTGAGAACACCGCTTACGAGTATTGGGGGACAAAAGGTCGATTTGGCATTGTGCCACTATTAAATGGTGAAGCATATTGGTTTGCAGCAATTAACGCTAAAGAAAGTGACTTGCAGTTCAAAAGCTTCAATAAACCTCATTTACAAGCTTATTTTAATCAGTATCCAGAGCCAGTACGTCAAATATTAGATAAACAAGGAGAAACAGGTATTTTACATCATGATATTTATGATTTAAAACCACTCAAAACATTTGTTTATCATCAGCGCATTGTACTATTAGGAGATGCTGCACATGCAATGACGCCTAATATGGGCCAAGGTGCAGGACAAGCAATGGAAGATGCCATCATACTAGCAAATGTATTAGAGACATATGATACGTTATCTGATGCTTTAGCACGCTACGATAAATTGAGAGTGAAACATACACGTAAAGTCATTAAACGTTCACGCAAAATAGGAAGAATTGCTCAAAAAAGCGGTCGTATCACAATGAAGATTCGGAATAAATGCATTCAAAAATTACCGACATGGATAATTGCACGACAACTCAAATTTTTGTACAAGACAAAAAGTAAATAA
- a CDS encoding DUF4870 domain-containing protein: METPHTDTQQTHPIQPTSDERLMAVLIYVLHFFTTFIGPVIIWLVKHDESEFVDKTGKNYFNFIFSYLIWSTISFILIFLLVGIVLFPIVLLLSFIFNIVAIIKAYHGEDYLPPLSIRFFK; the protein is encoded by the coding sequence ATGGAGACACCTCATACTGATACACAACAAACACACCCCATTCAACCTACAAGCGATGAAAGGTTAATGGCTGTATTAATTTATGTTCTTCATTTTTTCACAACATTTATAGGTCCTGTAATCATTTGGCTTGTTAAGCATGATGAATCTGAGTTTGTAGACAAAACTGGGAAAAACTATTTTAATTTTATCTTTTCATATTTGATTTGGAGTACTATCTCTTTCATTTTAATCTTTCTTTTAGTTGGAATTGTTTTATTTCCTATTGTCTTATTACTTTCATTTATTTTTAACATTGTAGCCATCATCAAAGCATATCATGGTGAGGATTATCTGCCTCCTCTATCTATTCGTTTTTTTAAATAA
- a CDS encoding ABC transporter substrate-binding protein has translation MRKLLVPLLVLVLVLTACSQSSSDNKSKKEMKSIELKTADGKEKVDIPKNPKRIAVLAPTYAGGLKYLDANLVGVVDSVDQSPILAEKLKGTEKIGAEDVEKIASLKPDLIITYNTDKNLKKLQKIAPTLAIDYGQYNYLEQQELLGTIVGKEDKAKKWKQDWEEQTAKDSKDIQEHLGKDTTVSIFEDFDKKIYAYGKNWGRGSEVIYQAFGLQMPDDLEKATDKQGWTEISKEEIAKYAGDIVVSAQSKDSSQPDFQKTDMWKNLPAVQNDRVIKVDTSVYWYNDPYTLEVMRKELKEQLMEK, from the coding sequence ATGAGAAAATTATTAGTTCCTTTATTAGTGCTTGTTTTAGTGCTTACTGCGTGTAGTCAAAGTAGCAGTGATAACAAATCTAAAAAAGAAATGAAGTCAATAGAATTAAAAACAGCAGATGGCAAGGAGAAAGTGGATATCCCTAAAAATCCTAAACGTATTGCAGTTTTAGCACCAACGTATGCTGGGGGGTTAAAATATCTTGACGCCAATCTTGTCGGTGTGGTGGATAGTGTAGATCAAAGTCCGATTTTAGCAGAAAAGCTTAAAGGTACAGAAAAAATAGGAGCAGAAGATGTTGAGAAGATTGCCTCTTTAAAGCCAGATTTAATTATTACTTATAATACAGACAAAAACTTGAAAAAATTACAAAAAATTGCACCGACACTCGCTATTGATTATGGGCAATACAATTATCTTGAACAACAAGAACTATTAGGAACGATTGTTGGTAAAGAAGATAAAGCCAAAAAATGGAAACAAGATTGGGAAGAACAAACAGCTAAAGACAGTAAAGATATTCAAGAGCATCTCGGCAAAGATACGACCGTTTCAATCTTTGAAGATTTTGATAAGAAAATCTATGCATATGGTAAAAACTGGGGACGCGGTAGTGAAGTTATTTATCAAGCTTTCGGTTTACAAATGCCAGATGATTTAGAAAAAGCGACTGATAAACAAGGCTGGACAGAAATCTCCAAAGAAGAAATTGCTAAATATGCGGGGGATATTGTTGTGAGTGCGCAGTCAAAAGATTCATCGCAACCTGACTTCCAAAAAACAGATATGTGGAAAAATTTACCAGCAGTACAAAATGATCGTGTAATTAAAGTAGATACAAGTGTTTACTGGTATAATGATCCATATACATTAGAAGTGATGCGCAAAGAATTAAAGGAACAGTTAATGGAAAAATAA
- a CDS encoding acyl-CoA dehydrogenase family protein, with protein MKSVLIQTDIQREWIQKLESQRTQFQSYAQSNDQHSRFPYENIQWLVDSGYTQLTLPKAYGGAGATIEDMVVLQTVLGSIDGATALSIGWHIGLVGELFERQLWDNAILEAFAQSVKHGALINRAVSEAETGSPTRGGRPATHAILEGDTYTLNGVKTFTSMSRGLTHVIVAAYIPDMDKVGFFLVPKDAKGLEVADNWNVVGMRATESHDLILNDVKVQKKYLVEIKGEGPKFQNGWLLHIPSTYLGIAQAARDYALDFSLSHSPNSIEGTISDLPVVQQNLGKMETKLLAARHMLWSTAHAYQNKSEDESIIAETAASKIIVMNEGLEVVDLAMRIVGAKSLEMERPLQRYYRDMRAGLHNPPMEDMAYTNIAHHALTERGQ; from the coding sequence GTGAAGTCAGTTTTAATTCAAACAGATATTCAACGGGAATGGATCCAAAAATTAGAAAGTCAACGAACTCAATTTCAGTCATATGCACAATCAAATGATCAACATAGTCGTTTTCCTTATGAGAATATCCAGTGGCTCGTTGACTCTGGGTATACACAACTCACATTACCTAAAGCATATGGTGGAGCAGGAGCAACAATAGAAGACATGGTAGTTCTGCAAACGGTATTAGGATCGATAGATGGTGCAACGGCATTATCTATCGGATGGCATATTGGACTTGTTGGAGAACTCTTTGAAAGACAGTTGTGGGATAATGCCATTTTAGAAGCGTTTGCTCAATCAGTTAAACACGGGGCATTAATCAATAGGGCGGTAAGTGAAGCAGAAACAGGTAGTCCGACACGCGGAGGAAGACCCGCCACACACGCAATTCTGGAGGGAGATACCTATACATTAAATGGTGTTAAAACATTTACGTCTATGAGCAGAGGTTTGACACATGTTATTGTAGCAGCCTATATTCCAGATATGGATAAAGTCGGTTTTTTCTTAGTACCTAAAGACGCCAAAGGATTAGAAGTGGCTGATAACTGGAACGTTGTAGGGATGAGAGCGACTGAAAGCCATGATTTAATTTTGAATGATGTGAAAGTACAGAAGAAATATTTAGTTGAAATTAAGGGAGAGGGACCTAAGTTTCAAAATGGATGGTTATTGCATATTCCAAGCACGTATTTAGGTATTGCTCAAGCTGCACGTGATTATGCACTGGATTTTAGTCTGTCACATAGTCCGAATAGCATTGAAGGGACAATTAGTGATTTACCGGTTGTTCAGCAAAATTTAGGTAAGATGGAGACAAAATTACTTGCAGCACGTCATATGTTGTGGAGTACGGCACATGCATATCAAAATAAATCAGAAGATGAGAGTATTATTGCCGAAACAGCAGCAAGTAAAATTATTGTTATGAATGAAGGATTAGAAGTAGTGGATCTAGCTATGCGTATTGTAGGCGCTAAAAGTTTAGAGATGGAGCGTCCACTACAACGTTATTATCGAGATATGCGTGCAGGTCTTCATAATCCACCAATGGAAGATATGGCATATACTAATATTGCACATCATGCTTTAACAGAACGTGGCCAATAA
- a CDS encoding YbaN family protein, producing the protein MRFFLVPIGIAFTLLGFAGAVLPLLPTTPFLLVAVICFAKSSERLHGWLIKTTIYQAYVEDFRKYRGYTMRKKIQLLISVYIVVGFSIWMVDLFWVRIGLMIMLAIQTTVLFTWVKTLPKSHDKRRNNNRIQ; encoded by the coding sequence ATGCGTTTCTTTTTAGTGCCGATAGGTATTGCATTTACATTGTTAGGTTTTGCAGGTGCAGTGTTACCATTATTGCCGACAACCCCTTTTTTATTAGTGGCAGTCATTTGCTTCGCTAAAAGTTCTGAGCGATTACATGGATGGCTCATAAAAACAACTATTTATCAAGCGTATGTAGAAGACTTTCGAAAATATAGAGGCTATACAATGCGTAAGAAAATTCAGTTGCTCATCAGTGTTTACATTGTTGTAGGTTTTTCAATATGGATGGTCGATTTGTTTTGGGTACGAATAGGTTTGATGATCATGCTTGCCATACAAACGACAGTACTCTTTACATGGGTTAAAACGCTACCTAAAAGCCATGATAAAAGACGAAACAATAATCGAATTCAATAA
- a CDS encoding MarR family transcriptional regulator, with product MEKYAVKDMRELMTISHTTKYLQATIKREHNLTYEELFILTFIHENRYPTYNVKDIIRASEFKPYYITKALQKLKELGFLSKKRNEKDERTVIVEVSKPQYRKIDALFTKIEQLF from the coding sequence ATGGAAAAATACGCAGTAAAAGATATGAGAGAGCTGATGACGATTAGCCATACGACGAAGTATTTGCAAGCAACTATCAAACGTGAACACAATTTAACATATGAGGAGCTATTTATTCTAACATTTATTCATGAAAATAGATATCCTACATATAATGTGAAGGATATTATTCGTGCTTCAGAATTCAAACCATATTATATTACGAAGGCACTTCAAAAATTAAAGGAACTTGGTTTTTTGTCGAAAAAAAGAAATGAAAAAGATGAGCGTACAGTGATTGTGGAGGTAAGCAAACCACAATATCGCAAAATAGATGCACTCTTTACTAAGATTGAACAATTATTTTAA
- a CDS encoding NAD/NADP-dependent octopine/nopaline dehydrogenase family protein, producing MKIAIVGSGNGAVTAAVDMVDQGHDVKLYCRNQSIDKFDKAIEQGGFHYNNEGETCFINFTEISDNMEYVLKDAEVVMLVIPSSFIEYYAELMVHYLREDQIVFFNMAAAMGSARFIKVLNEYHLDTRPVFAEANTLTYGTRVDFETATVDLSLKVRKVYFSTFDEKDLVMAFNKIEQIYPYIVKEESLWRTNLENGNPEVHPGPTLLNVGRIDYSDHFALYKEGITRHTVRLLHAVEQERLSLGRKLGFELETAKEARIERGYLEREMEEEPLNKIFNHSPVFSRIPGPHKVNNRYLTEDIAYGLVLWSSLGREINVPTPNIDAIIVIASTILERDFFNEGLTIDYLGRENVGLISY from the coding sequence ATGAAAATTGCAATTGTAGGTTCAGGTAATGGGGCTGTTACAGCAGCAGTAGATATGGTAGATCAAGGACATGACGTGAAGTTGTATTGTCGTAATCAATCTATTGATAAATTTGATAAAGCAATTGAACAGGGAGGATTTCACTATAATAATGAGGGTGAAACATGTTTTATCAATTTTACGGAAATTAGCGACAATATGGAATATGTATTGAAAGATGCAGAGGTGGTCATGTTAGTTATCCCTTCATCTTTTATTGAATATTATGCAGAATTGATGGTGCATTATTTAAGAGAAGATCAAATCGTATTTTTTAATATGGCGGCAGCAATGGGATCAGCACGTTTTATTAAAGTATTAAATGAATATCATCTGGATACACGTCCAGTCTTTGCTGAAGCGAATACATTGACATATGGAACGCGTGTCGATTTTGAAACGGCAACAGTAGATTTATCATTAAAAGTGCGCAAAGTTTATTTTTCAACTTTTGATGAGAAAGATTTAGTAATGGCATTTAATAAAATAGAACAAATCTATCCTTATATTGTCAAAGAAGAAAGCTTATGGCGTACAAACTTGGAAAATGGTAACCCAGAGGTACATCCGGGACCAACTTTATTAAATGTAGGACGTATTGATTACAGTGATCATTTTGCACTTTATAAGGAAGGGATTACGAGGCATACCGTTCGTTTATTGCATGCCGTTGAACAAGAGCGTTTATCATTAGGGCGTAAGCTAGGGTTTGAACTTGAAACAGCGAAAGAAGCACGTATTGAACGAGGTTACTTGGAACGTGAAATGGAAGAAGAACCACTTAATAAAATTTTTAATCATAGCCCAGTTTTTTCACGTATTCCAGGACCTCACAAAGTAAATAATCGTTATTTAACAGAAGATATTGCCTATGGATTGGTACTGTGGTCAAGTTTAGGTCGTGAGATCAATGTACCGACGCCTAATATTGATGCGATTATTGTTATTGCTTCAACAATATTAGAGCGTGACTTTTTTAATGAGGGATTGACGATTGATTATTTAGGTCGTGAAAATGTTGGATTGATTTCTTATTAA
- a CDS encoding DoxX family protein, protein MIARYATNLKLAKELYQAAQPKLQGDEGMKQAFEQFNLSPDLVKVVGAAEVAAAGMFSLSLFSKRLSQMGSIVTLGVLGVAIAKHLQAGHGKEGAQAAIDLVELAAISLADTITSEK, encoded by the coding sequence ATGATCGCAAGATACGCAACCAACTTAAAACTTGCAAAAGAATTATACCAAGCTGCTCAACCCAAACTACAAGGTGACGAAGGAATGAAACAAGCATTTGAACAATTTAATTTGTCTCCAGACTTGGTTAAAGTTGTAGGTGCAGCAGAAGTAGCAGCGGCAGGGATGTTTAGTTTGAGTTTATTTAGTAAACGTCTGTCACAAATGGGTTCAATTGTTACATTGGGTGTGCTAGGTGTTGCAATTGCAAAACATTTACAGGCAGGGCATGGTAAAGAAGGTGCACAAGCTGCTATTGATTTAGTAGAGCTTGCAGCTATTAGTTTAGCTGATACGATTACATCAGAAAAATAA